In Chrysiogenes arsenatis DSM 11915, the following proteins share a genomic window:
- a CDS encoding DNA-3-methyladenine glycosylase I, with translation MKNNQLIRCPWCEKDDLYRRYHDEEWGVPLHYDNQLFELLCLEGFQAGLSWHTVLKKREHYREVCDHWDPAKIAAYTQKKIATLLDDPGVIRNRLKLAAMVSNAQAFLAVQQEHGTFSEFIWHYVDDTPIVNHWETLSEVPARTDLSDRISRDLQKLGFKFVGSTICYAFMQAAGLVDDHLLSCWKRKG, from the coding sequence ATGAAAAATAACCAACTCATCCGCTGCCCATGGTGCGAAAAAGACGACCTCTATCGCCGCTACCACGACGAAGAATGGGGCGTGCCGCTCCATTACGACAATCAACTCTTTGAACTCCTTTGCCTCGAAGGATTTCAAGCCGGACTGAGTTGGCACACCGTCCTGAAAAAGCGCGAACACTACCGCGAAGTGTGCGACCACTGGGATCCCGCCAAAATCGCCGCTTATACCCAGAAAAAAATCGCCACGCTCCTCGACGACCCCGGCGTCATCCGCAATCGACTCAAACTTGCGGCAATGGTCAGCAACGCGCAAGCCTTCTTGGCTGTCCAGCAAGAACACGGCACTTTTTCCGAATTTATTTGGCATTACGTGGACGATACCCCCATCGTCAATCACTGGGAAACCCTGTCAGAAGTTCCCGCCCGTACCGACCTGAGCGACCGCATCAGCCGTGATTTGCAAAAACTGGGCTTTAAGTTCGTTGGCAGCACCATCTGCTACGCATTTATGCAGGCCGCCGGACTGGTAGATGACCACTTGCTGAGCTGTTGGAAGCGGAAGGGGTAA
- a CDS encoding peroxiredoxin → MSLVTKSAPVFQAEAVANMAFTNINLEEYRGKWVVLFFYPLDFTFVCPTEITAFSDRAAEFTERGVQILGVSTDSKFSHLAWENQPRAEGGLGKIEYPLIADFTKQISTDYGVLLPGGMALRATFIIDPEGVVQYELVHALGIGRNVDEILRSIDALQFTRQHGEVCPAGWSKGAATIVPDVAKSKDYFQKHGNK, encoded by the coding sequence ATGAGTCTTGTTACCAAGTCAGCACCCGTGTTTCAAGCAGAAGCTGTTGCCAATATGGCCTTTACCAACATTAACCTTGAAGAGTACCGCGGTAAGTGGGTCGTACTTTTCTTTTACCCGCTCGACTTCACCTTTGTCTGTCCGACCGAAATAACTGCCTTTTCTGACCGCGCGGCTGAATTTACCGAGCGTGGCGTGCAAATCTTGGGCGTTTCGACCGACAGTAAGTTTTCCCACCTTGCTTGGGAAAATCAGCCCCGCGCCGAAGGCGGACTTGGCAAAATCGAATATCCACTGATCGCCGACTTTACCAAACAGATCAGCACCGACTACGGCGTGCTGCTCCCCGGCGGAATGGCGCTCAGAGCGACCTTCATTATCGACCCAGAAGGGGTTGTGCAGTATGAACTCGTCCACGCCCTTGGCATTGGCCGCAACGTGGATGAAATCCTACGCAGTATTGACGCGCTGCAGTTCACCCGCCAACACGGCGAAGTGTGCCCGGCTGGCTGGAGCAAGGGAGCGGCGACTATCGTTCCGGACGTTGCTAAATCAAAAGATTACTTCCAGAAACACGGCAATAAATAA
- the accC gene encoding acetyl-CoA carboxylase biotin carboxylase subunit, whose protein sequence is MIQKVLVANRGEIAVRIIRACREMGIETVAVYSEADREALHVKLADESVCIGPAPSSLSYLNIKNIIASAELKNVDAIHPGYGFLAENASFAQICEDCNIKFIGPTSNHIKLMGDKARAKQTMMEAGVPVIQGSYGVINDEMEALEIARSIGYPVIIKASAGGGGKGMRIARNDASLQSGFNMARNEAKSAFGDASVYIEKYIEDPRHIEFQVFGDAHGNAVHLGERDCSVQRRHQKLIEEAPSPFLTPELRQKMGEAAVKAVTHIQYENAGTIEFLVDKYGEFFFIEMNTRIQVEHPVTEMVTGYDLIKEQLRVASGEKLSFTQEQIKITGHAMECRINAEDPVKFTPCPGKITGYHVPGGYGVRVDSAAYAGWNVPPYYDSMIGKLIVHGKDRLEAIDRMQRALGEMKVEGIKTTIDFHRRVLGDSDFVGGNVTTSFLEKLEQKQK, encoded by the coding sequence ATGATACAGAAAGTTCTCGTCGCCAATCGCGGCGAAATTGCCGTGCGGATCATCCGAGCTTGTCGTGAAATGGGGATCGAAACGGTAGCCGTCTATTCCGAAGCCGACCGTGAAGCGTTGCACGTCAAACTCGCGGATGAATCCGTCTGTATCGGCCCTGCTCCCAGCTCGCTATCGTATCTCAATATCAAAAACATCATTGCCAGCGCAGAACTGAAAAACGTCGATGCCATCCATCCCGGTTACGGCTTTCTGGCCGAAAATGCCAGCTTTGCCCAAATCTGCGAAGATTGTAACATCAAGTTTATCGGGCCAACCTCCAACCACATTAAACTGATGGGCGATAAAGCGCGCGCTAAGCAAACCATGATGGAAGCCGGAGTGCCAGTAATTCAGGGCAGTTATGGCGTGATTAACGACGAAATGGAAGCACTCGAAATTGCGCGGAGCATCGGCTATCCCGTTATCATTAAAGCGTCAGCCGGTGGTGGAGGCAAAGGGATGCGCATTGCGCGTAACGATGCCTCGTTGCAATCCGGCTTTAACATGGCGCGCAACGAAGCCAAAAGTGCCTTTGGCGATGCCTCGGTGTACATTGAAAAGTACATCGAAGATCCGCGCCACATCGAGTTTCAGGTATTTGGCGACGCCCACGGTAACGCCGTCCACCTTGGCGAACGCGACTGTTCCGTACAACGCCGCCACCAAAAACTGATTGAAGAAGCGCCAAGCCCATTTTTGACCCCGGAACTGCGCCAAAAAATGGGAGAAGCCGCCGTGAAAGCCGTCACGCACATTCAGTACGAAAACGCCGGAACAATTGAATTTCTGGTCGATAAGTACGGCGAATTCTTCTTTATCGAAATGAACACTCGCATTCAGGTAGAGCATCCCGTCACCGAAATGGTTACCGGATACGACCTGATCAAGGAACAACTGCGCGTGGCATCCGGCGAAAAACTCTCCTTTACGCAGGAGCAGATCAAGATTACCGGTCACGCGATGGAGTGCCGCATCAACGCCGAAGACCCCGTGAAATTCACCCCATGTCCGGGGAAAATCACGGGCTATCACGTGCCTGGCGGCTATGGAGTGCGGGTTGATTCAGCTGCGTATGCTGGCTGGAATGTTCCGCCCTATTACGATTCTATGATCGGCAAACTGATCGTCCACGGCAAGGATCGCTTGGAAGCCATCGACCGGATGCAGCGGGCGCTGGGGGAAATGAAAGTTGAAGGGATCAAAACCACCATCGACTTCCATCGCCGTGTGCTCGGCGATTCCGACTTTGTCGGTGGCAATGTCACCACAAGCTTCCTGGAAAAACTGGAGCAGAAGCAGAAATAG
- the accB gene encoding acetyl-CoA carboxylase biotin carboxyl carrier protein, which produces MHIDDIKALVAQVDASSISELKLEQETFKLTIRKGSLVAAQAAPAVAYVSAPAPAANTAIAPAPAAAPAATPDVNYAEVKSPIVGTFYAAPTPESSPYVAVGSKVKKGDVLCIVEAMKIMNEIESDVSGTVVKILGENSKPVEFGQTLFLIDEA; this is translated from the coding sequence ATGCACATTGATGACATTAAAGCGTTAGTCGCTCAAGTTGATGCTTCTTCTATTTCTGAGCTCAAACTTGAACAGGAAACATTTAAGCTGACCATTCGCAAAGGGTCACTTGTCGCAGCTCAAGCCGCTCCAGCAGTAGCGTATGTGAGCGCTCCCGCTCCGGCCGCAAACACCGCGATAGCGCCAGCTCCCGCGGCAGCTCCAGCAGCGACTCCGGATGTTAATTATGCCGAAGTAAAATCACCCATCGTCGGTACATTCTATGCAGCGCCAACTCCCGAAAGCTCGCCTTATGTGGCCGTCGGCTCAAAAGTGAAGAAGGGTGATGTGCTCTGCATCGTGGAAGCGATGAAGATCATGAACGAAATCGAATCTGATGTCAGCGGTACCGTCGTCAAAATCCTTGGGGAGAACAGTAAGCCGGTCGAGTTCGGGCAAACCCTGTTCCTGATCGACGAAGCGTAA
- the efp gene encoding elongation factor P, whose product MVSTSDFRKGLKIEHEGEPYLIVDFVHYKPGKGGAFVRATVKNLINGKTVEITWRSGEKVKRPDLEEKEFQYLYREGDAFNFMDNGTYEQVTINQDQLGLAGDYMKENAVYRLMSFNGKVISVEPPMFMELEIIETEPGIRGDTVTGGSKPAILETGKRVMVPLFVNQGEVIRVDTRTADYLERV is encoded by the coding sequence ATCGTGAGTACCAGCGATTTTCGTAAAGGATTGAAAATTGAGCACGAGGGTGAACCGTATTTGATCGTTGATTTTGTCCACTATAAGCCTGGTAAAGGGGGCGCGTTTGTTCGTGCTACCGTCAAAAATCTCATCAATGGAAAAACGGTCGAAATTACGTGGCGCAGCGGCGAAAAAGTCAAACGCCCCGACTTAGAAGAAAAAGAGTTTCAGTATCTCTATCGCGAAGGGGATGCCTTCAACTTTATGGATAATGGAACCTACGAACAAGTGACCATCAATCAGGATCAACTCGGACTCGCGGGCGACTATATGAAAGAAAACGCTGTATACCGTTTGATGTCCTTCAACGGCAAAGTTATATCCGTTGAACCCCCCATGTTTATGGAACTCGAAATTATCGAAACCGAACCAGGCATTCGCGGCGATACCGTCACGGGTGGTTCGAAACCAGCTATTCTTGAAACCGGCAAGCGGGTCATGGTGCCCCTCTTCGTCAACCAAGGCGAGGTTATCCGCGTTGATACCCGCACCGCCGACTATCTAGAAAGGGTATAA